A genomic window from Prochlorococcus sp. RS04 includes:
- a CDS encoding phosphoribosylanthranilate isomerase, with product MPKTNPLVKVCGLTSEEQALQVAKLGANAIGIISVKESPRYVSAEIKKKVFKTLENFYPKIERVTVVQNCPIDLIIKNFLGNPSETIIQLHGDEDIDYCKKIRKQIPNIGLWKAFRIKTEEDIDKVKPFEDFVDAILLDSWNKETYGGSGKKINSIYLKNLQFSKPWWLAGGISIQWIDEILTDLKPDGLDISSSIEIFPGYKDIKKTEELFKLLKGFSNY from the coding sequence ATGCCCAAGACTAATCCGTTAGTTAAAGTTTGTGGACTAACTTCTGAAGAACAAGCTCTTCAAGTCGCTAAATTAGGAGCGAATGCTATTGGCATTATTTCGGTTAAAGAGTCTCCAAGGTATGTATCAGCTGAAATCAAGAAAAAAGTATTTAAAACCCTCGAAAATTTTTACCCAAAAATCGAGAGGGTAACTGTTGTGCAAAATTGCCCTATAGATTTGATTATCAAAAACTTCTTAGGCAACCCAAGTGAAACTATCATTCAATTACATGGAGATGAAGATATTGATTATTGCAAAAAAATAAGGAAGCAAATTCCCAATATTGGCTTATGGAAGGCTTTCAGAATAAAAACGGAAGAGGATATAGATAAAGTAAAACCTTTTGAGGATTTTGTTGATGCGATACTACTTGATTCTTGGAATAAAGAGACTTATGGAGGTTCAGGGAAAAAAATAAATTCTATTTATCTAAAGAATCTGCAATTCAGCAAACCATGGTGGTTAGCAGGTGGAATATCAATTCAATGGATTGATGAAATCCTCACTGACTTAAAGCCAGATGGACTAGATATTTCAAGTAGTATTGAAATATTTCCAGGTTACAAAGATATTAAAAAAACAGAGGAACTTTTTAAGTTGTTAAAAGGATTTAGTAATTATTAG
- a CDS encoding lipoyl protein ligase domain-containing protein: protein MKIIINKPTKLILGIANQALIFSTNNLPGFDQMALDLNSLNQTISNPEIILTLRFYYWTGDWLSIGYHQKEIPLHWKNLLSNGEINIVRRPSGGGAVLHSGGITYSLTFKKSYYKVLSYEMVNNWLIKSFRELGLNLQYGNLRKSSIQTNCFGTSLISDLVDQDGFKRIGSAQFRKKGAFLQHGEIQTNPSRDLWFKLFKEEAPPKVNLKLTNDEIVQHLRNSFLKNKSNINFKNVAIDNKKVKNFNEKNY from the coding sequence TTGAAAATTATCATAAATAAACCTACAAAGTTAATTTTGGGAATTGCAAATCAGGCTTTAATTTTTTCAACAAATAATTTACCTGGATTTGATCAAATGGCTTTAGATTTAAATTCTTTAAATCAGACAATTTCGAATCCTGAAATAATTCTCACATTGAGGTTCTACTATTGGACTGGGGATTGGCTTTCAATTGGCTATCACCAAAAGGAAATTCCTCTTCATTGGAAAAATTTATTATCAAATGGGGAAATTAATATTGTTAGACGTCCCTCTGGAGGGGGTGCTGTTCTGCATTCAGGAGGCATAACATATTCATTAACATTTAAAAAAAGTTACTATAAAGTCCTAAGTTATGAAATGGTTAATAATTGGTTAATTAAAAGTTTTAGAGAATTAGGTTTAAACTTACAATATGGTAATTTACGAAAATCAAGCATTCAAACAAATTGTTTTGGGACTTCATTAATTTCTGATTTAGTTGATCAGGATGGGTTTAAGAGAATAGGTAGTGCTCAATTTCGTAAAAAAGGTGCATTCCTTCAACATGGAGAAATTCAAACAAATCCTTCAAGAGATTTGTGGTTCAAATTATTCAAAGAAGAAGCTCCACCAAAAGTAAATTTAAAACTAACAAATGATGAAATAGTTCAACATTTGAGAAATTCATTCCTGAAAAATAAATCAAATATAAATTTCAAAAATGTGGCCATAGATAATAAAAAAGTAAAAAATTTTAATGAAAAGAATTATTAA
- the bchL gene encoding ferredoxin:protochlorophyllide reductase (ATP-dependent) iron-sulfur ATP-binding protein, translating to MTSTINKPLDGEGSVQVKQDPKINIEEGALVIAVYGKGGIGKSTTSSNLSAAFSKLGKKVLQIGCDPKHDSTFTLTHKMVPTVIDILEEVDFHSEELRPNDFMFEGFNGVMCVESGGPPAGTGCGGYVTGQTVKLLKEHHLLEDTDVVIFDVLGDVVCGGFAAPLQHANYCLIVTANDFDSIFAMNRIVSAIKAKAKNYKVRLGGVVANRSKDTDQIDKFNERTGLKTMAHFKDVDAIRRSRLKKCTIFEMEPTEDVIEVQNEYLSLAKNMLENVEPLEGNPLKDREIFDLLGFD from the coding sequence ATGACAAGTACTATAAATAAACCTCTTGATGGGGAAGGGAGTGTTCAAGTAAAGCAAGATCCTAAAATAAATATCGAAGAAGGGGCTTTAGTTATTGCCGTATACGGAAAGGGCGGCATCGGGAAATCAACTACATCATCAAACCTATCTGCAGCATTCTCAAAATTAGGGAAAAAGGTTCTTCAAATTGGATGTGATCCAAAGCACGATAGCACCTTCACTTTAACTCACAAAATGGTGCCAACAGTTATCGACATTCTCGAAGAGGTAGATTTTCATAGCGAAGAATTAAGACCAAACGATTTTATGTTTGAAGGATTTAATGGCGTAATGTGTGTTGAAAGTGGCGGTCCTCCTGCTGGGACAGGATGCGGGGGATATGTAACCGGTCAAACAGTTAAACTATTAAAAGAACATCATTTATTAGAAGATACTGACGTTGTTATTTTTGATGTCCTAGGAGACGTCGTTTGCGGAGGATTTGCAGCTCCATTGCAACATGCAAATTATTGTCTAATTGTTACTGCTAATGATTTCGATTCAATATTCGCTATGAATAGAATTGTTTCTGCAATTAAAGCAAAAGCAAAAAATTATAAAGTCAGATTAGGTGGAGTAGTCGCAAATAGATCGAAAGACACAGATCAAATTGATAAATTCAATGAAAGAACAGGTTTAAAAACTATGGCCCACTTTAAAGATGTCGACGCAATTAGAAGATCAAGACTTAAAAAATGCACCATTTTTGAAATGGAACCAACTGAAGATGTTATTGAAGTTCAAAATGAATATTTATCTCTTGCCAAAAATATGCTTGAAAACGTAGAACCCTTAGAAGGAAATCCACTAAAAGATAGAGAAATTTTTGATTTATTAGGATTTGATTAG
- a CDS encoding non-canonical purine NTP pyrophosphatase → MNHPVLTIASGNKTKVSEISAMLDVLSLRVQKQPEYLNVEETGDTYFENALLKAKAAALETKTWALADDSGLEVDVLDGRPGIYSARYAKNNSEKIKKLINELSDSPYRSARFISCMVLCDPSGNLVKDSTGICWGEILKTPKYPNGEFESVFWVKEANCVYGELSQSQLSKLGSRGKAARIMSPYLKKEIGLN, encoded by the coding sequence TTGAACCATCCAGTCCTTACTATTGCGAGTGGCAACAAAACTAAAGTTTCTGAAATTTCGGCAATGCTGGATGTTTTGTCTTTAAGGGTTCAGAAGCAACCAGAATATTTAAATGTCGAAGAGACTGGAGACACATATTTTGAGAATGCACTTTTAAAAGCAAAAGCAGCTGCTTTAGAGACAAAAACCTGGGCATTAGCTGACGATTCGGGACTTGAAGTAGATGTTTTAGATGGTCGACCAGGCATATATTCTGCTCGATATGCCAAAAACAACTCTGAAAAAATTAAAAAATTAATTAATGAACTTTCTGATAGTCCCTACAGGAGCGCGAGATTTATAAGTTGTATGGTTTTATGTGATCCCTCAGGAAACTTAGTGAAGGATTCAACTGGAATATGCTGGGGAGAAATTCTTAAGACTCCAAAATATCCAAATGGGGAGTTCGAATCTGTTTTTTGGGTAAAAGAAGCTAACTGTGTTTACGGTGAGCTATCACAATCACAACTAAGTAAGTTAGGAAGCAGGGGTAAAGCCGCCAGAATTATGTCACCTTACCTCAAAAAAGAAATTGGTTTAAATTAA
- a CDS encoding ferredoxin:protochlorophyllide reductase (ATP-dependent) subunit N, which produces MSKVEFNKETGPREVFCGLTSIVWLHRRMPDAFFLVVGSRTCAHLIQSAAGVMIFAEPRFGTAILEEKDLAGLADAHEELDRVVNDLIARRPEIKTLFLVGSCPSEVIKLDLATVAEKLNKRFLGQVRFVNYSGSGIETTFTQGEDGALKALIPLMESSNEEKLLLVGTLANNVEDRFKKIFKNLGISNIESFPPRQSTELPKIGKNTKVLLTQPYLSDTVRDLKHRGCEIISAPFPLGIEGSTEWFLAAAKAFKINELKVHEIISPLISRAKLALESHKEILKGKRLFLLPESQLEISLARFLHNECEMDLVEVGTPYLNKDLMKEEINLLPDNTKIVEGQHVEKQLDRVRESNPDLVVCGMGLANPLEAEGISTKWSIEMVFSPIHGIDQAADLAGLFSKPLRRNQILTKKTLVTH; this is translated from the coding sequence ATGAGTAAAGTTGAATTTAATAAGGAAACTGGGCCCAGGGAAGTTTTTTGTGGTCTAACTTCAATAGTTTGGCTCCACAGAAGAATGCCGGATGCTTTTTTTCTAGTTGTAGGCTCAAGGACATGTGCTCATTTAATTCAAAGCGCTGCTGGAGTTATGATTTTTGCTGAGCCAAGATTTGGTACAGCTATTCTCGAAGAAAAAGATCTTGCTGGTCTTGCTGACGCTCATGAAGAATTAGATCGAGTTGTAAATGATCTTATTGCGAGAAGACCAGAAATAAAAACTCTTTTTCTAGTTGGATCTTGTCCAAGTGAGGTAATCAAATTAGATCTTGCCACTGTCGCAGAGAAATTAAATAAAAGATTTTTAGGTCAAGTGAGATTCGTTAATTACTCTGGCAGTGGGATAGAAACAACTTTTACCCAAGGTGAGGATGGCGCCTTAAAAGCTTTAATTCCATTAATGGAGTCATCAAATGAGGAGAAATTATTATTAGTTGGTACTCTTGCAAATAATGTAGAGGATAGGTTTAAAAAGATTTTTAAAAATTTAGGAATTTCAAATATTGAGAGCTTCCCGCCCCGTCAATCAACAGAATTACCGAAGATTGGCAAAAATACAAAAGTTTTATTAACTCAGCCTTATTTAAGTGATACCGTTCGAGACCTAAAACATCGTGGTTGTGAAATAATTTCGGCTCCATTTCCTCTTGGTATCGAAGGAAGTACTGAATGGTTTTTAGCTGCAGCGAAAGCTTTCAAAATTAATGAACTTAAAGTTCATGAAATTATTTCGCCTTTAATTAGTAGAGCAAAACTTGCTCTTGAATCTCATAAAGAAATACTTAAGGGGAAAAGATTATTTCTTCTTCCTGAATCGCAACTGGAGATATCCTTGGCAAGATTTTTGCATAATGAATGCGAAATGGATCTTGTAGAGGTGGGCACTCCTTACCTAAATAAAGATTTAATGAAAGAGGAGATTAATTTATTACCTGATAATACAAAAATTGTCGAAGGACAACATGTAGAAAAACAATTAGATCGAGTAAGGGAATCTAATCCAGACTTAGTAGTTTGTGGAATGGGTTTAGCTAACCCACTGGAGGCCGAAGGAATTAGTACTAAGTGGTCCATAGAAATGGTATTCAGTCCAATTCATGGAATTGATCAAGCCGCAGACTTAGCAGGTCTCTTCTCTAAACCTTTAAGAAGGAATCAAATACTAACTAAGAAAACTTTAGTAACTCATTAA
- the folE gene encoding GTP cyclohydrolase I produces the protein MTSTLPNDNIRNFDDQITNKLISEIIRDRVKNSGKRFSANDNISDFINPGELEILEKEVASRIKDLLKSLVIDVENDHNTQETAERVSKMYLNEVFKGRYHEQPKVTSFPNDKNLDEIYTVGPISVRSACSHHLVPILGECWIGIKPGNKVIGLSKFARVADWVFSRPHIQEEAVMILADEIEKLCEPKGLGIIVKAQHYCMKWRGVKEPNTSMINSVVRGDFRHDLSLKQEFFELVKQQSATNNY, from the coding sequence ATGACCTCTACATTACCCAACGATAATATTAGAAACTTTGACGACCAGATTACTAATAAACTAATTTCTGAAATTATAAGAGACAGAGTTAAGAATTCTGGGAAAAGGTTTAGCGCTAATGATAATATTTCTGACTTTATAAATCCAGGTGAATTAGAAATTTTAGAAAAAGAAGTAGCCTCAAGAATTAAAGACTTACTAAAGTCCCTCGTAATAGATGTAGAAAATGATCATAATACTCAAGAAACTGCTGAAAGAGTTTCAAAAATGTATTTAAATGAAGTTTTTAAAGGTAGATATCATGAACAACCTAAAGTCACAAGTTTCCCTAATGACAAAAATCTTGATGAAATATATACAGTTGGCCCAATTTCTGTCAGATCTGCATGCTCACACCACTTAGTTCCAATTCTTGGAGAGTGTTGGATAGGTATTAAACCCGGAAATAAAGTAATAGGACTTTCGAAATTTGCTAGAGTTGCTGATTGGGTTTTCTCAAGACCTCATATTCAGGAAGAGGCTGTAATGATCCTTGCAGATGAAATTGAAAAACTGTGCGAACCTAAAGGCTTAGGCATTATTGTAAAGGCCCAACATTATTGTATGAAGTGGAGGGGAGTCAAAGAGCCAAATACAAGCATGATTAATTCTGTTGTGAGAGGAGATTTTAGACACGATTTAAGTTTAAAACAAGAATTTTTTGAGCTTGTAAAACAGCAATCCGCTACTAATAATTACTAA
- a CDS encoding ferredoxin:protochlorophyllide reductase (ATP-dependent) subunit B, with protein sequence MELTLWTYEGPPHVGAMRIASSMKDLHYVLHAPQGDTYADLLFTMIERRGERPPVTYTTFQARDLGGDTAELVKKNIKEAVERFKPKTLLVGESCTAELIQDQPGALAKGMGFDMPIVNLELPAYSKKENWGASETFYQLTRTLLKEKVSSSEKISPLRWKELGRRPKVNILGPSLLGFRCRDDVIEIQRILSEQGIDTNVVAPLGASPDDIERLIDAEINICLYPEIAEASCEWLKRNFGMEYTNTIPIGIKNTIEFISEVHNKLDLPLTNKEELENKSKLPWYSKSVDSNYLTGKRVFIFGDGTHAIAAAKIAKEELGFEVVGLGTYSREMARQVRAKAKELNVEALITNNYLEVEDAMKKAAPELVLGTQMERHSAKRLGIPCSVISTPMHVQDVPARYSPQMGWEGANVIFDDWVHPLMMGLEEHLIDMFKHDFEFVDGHQSHLGHTATNTKDILNSYEKEENNPKEDIIWTESGRAELTKVPFFVRGKVKTNTEKYAILRGIPEISDETLYDAKAYFS encoded by the coding sequence ATGGAATTAACTCTTTGGACTTATGAAGGACCGCCACATGTTGGTGCGATGAGAATTGCTTCTTCAATGAAAGATCTTCATTATGTTCTTCATGCCCCTCAAGGAGATACATATGCAGATCTTCTTTTTACAATGATTGAAAGGAGGGGGGAAAGACCTCCAGTAACTTATACAACTTTCCAAGCTAGAGACCTTGGAGGCGATACAGCTGAATTAGTGAAGAAAAATATTAAGGAAGCTGTCGAACGATTTAAACCCAAAACTCTTTTAGTTGGAGAAAGTTGTACGGCAGAATTAATCCAAGACCAACCTGGGGCTCTTGCAAAAGGAATGGGTTTTGATATGCCAATTGTTAATCTTGAATTACCTGCCTATAGCAAGAAAGAAAATTGGGGAGCTTCAGAAACTTTTTATCAATTAACAAGAACTCTTTTGAAAGAGAAAGTAAGTTCTTCAGAAAAAATAAGTCCTCTAAGGTGGAAGGAGTTAGGTCGCAGACCAAAAGTCAATATACTGGGTCCTTCATTACTGGGATTTAGATGCAGAGATGATGTAATTGAAATCCAACGCATACTTTCAGAGCAAGGAATAGATACAAACGTAGTTGCTCCATTAGGTGCTAGTCCAGATGATATTGAAAGACTAATTGATGCTGAAATAAATATTTGTCTTTATCCAGAAATTGCGGAAGCATCATGCGAATGGCTTAAACGGAACTTTGGAATGGAATATACAAACACTATTCCAATTGGAATAAAAAATACAATTGAATTTATAAGTGAAGTTCATAACAAGTTGGATCTCCCCTTGACTAATAAAGAAGAATTAGAAAATAAATCAAAACTTCCTTGGTACTCAAAATCAGTTGACTCTAATTACTTAACTGGCAAAAGGGTTTTTATTTTTGGTGATGGAACACATGCAATCGCAGCCGCAAAAATTGCCAAAGAGGAATTAGGTTTTGAAGTAGTTGGTCTTGGGACATACAGTAGGGAAATGGCAAGACAGGTAAGAGCAAAAGCAAAAGAACTTAATGTGGAAGCTTTAATTACTAATAATTACTTAGAAGTAGAAGATGCAATGAAAAAAGCCGCACCTGAACTAGTTTTAGGGACTCAAATGGAAAGGCATAGTGCCAAGAGACTTGGCATTCCATGTTCAGTAATAAGTACACCAATGCATGTTCAAGATGTTCCTGCAAGATATAGCCCACAAATGGGATGGGAAGGAGCAAATGTGATTTTTGATGACTGGGTACATCCCTTAATGATGGGATTAGAAGAGCATCTTATAGATATGTTTAAACATGACTTTGAGTTTGTCGACGGTCATCAAAGCCATTTAGGACATACAGCGACAAACACAAAGGACATTTTAAATTCTTACGAAAAAGAAGAGAATAATCCAAAAGAGGACATTATTTGGACTGAATCAGGTAGAGCTGAATTAACAAAAGTTCCATTTTTTGTAAGAGGTAAAGTTAAAACAAATACCGAAAAATATGCAATCTTGAGAGGAATTCCAGAAATAAGCGATGAAACTCTTTACGATGCCAAGGCATATTTTAGTTAA
- a CDS encoding protochlorophyllide reductase: protein MSKDIKGLALITGTTSGVGLNTLKPLLRFGWEVIAVNRSNKRAIKIAEESLTKEEVKNIHFIEIDLSNLDDVRKGCDEILERFKKPINSLICNAAVYKPRLKRPERSAQGFENSMAVNHFGHFLMINLLMENILSSEREIILNGKSTVFKPRITVLGTVTANYSELGGRIPIPAPADLGDLSGFKNGFLSPISMANGKKFKPGKAYKDSKLCNMVTVQELSKRYHAEKIIVNSLYPGCVADTKLFRDTPWLFRLLFPIFQKFITKGYVSQRLAGERVAQVATYKEFAKPSVHWSWGNRQKIGRKAFSQKLSKRIIDTKTSQQTYDLTSRLVGLD from the coding sequence GTGAGTAAAGACATTAAGGGTTTAGCCCTAATAACAGGAACGACTTCAGGAGTTGGATTAAATACTCTAAAACCTCTATTAAGATTTGGATGGGAGGTTATAGCAGTTAATCGATCAAATAAGAGAGCTATAAAAATAGCTGAGGAATCCTTGACAAAAGAGGAAGTTAAAAATATTCACTTTATAGAAATAGATCTTTCTAACTTGGATGATGTGAGAAAAGGTTGTGATGAAATATTAGAAAGATTTAAGAAGCCAATAAATTCTCTTATTTGTAATGCAGCAGTTTATAAACCGAGACTAAAGAGACCTGAAAGGTCTGCTCAGGGGTTTGAAAACTCTATGGCAGTAAATCATTTTGGGCATTTTCTTATGATAAACCTACTTATGGAAAATATTTTATCTTCTGAAAGAGAAATTATTTTAAATGGCAAATCAACTGTATTCAAGCCAAGAATTACAGTATTAGGGACCGTTACGGCTAATTATTCAGAACTTGGAGGAAGGATCCCCATCCCTGCCCCAGCTGATTTGGGAGATTTATCTGGATTCAAAAATGGTTTTTTATCTCCAATAAGTATGGCAAATGGAAAGAAATTTAAACCTGGTAAGGCTTATAAGGATAGTAAACTTTGCAATATGGTGACCGTTCAGGAATTGTCAAAAAGATATCATGCAGAGAAGATTATTGTAAATTCTCTATATCCTGGATGTGTAGCTGATACAAAACTTTTTAGAGATACACCTTGGTTATTTAGATTACTTTTCCCGATATTTCAAAAATTCATAACAAAAGGATATGTTTCACAAAGACTGGCAGGGGAGAGGGTCGCTCAAGTGGCAACTTATAAAGAATTTGCTAAACCATCAGTCCATTGGAGCTGGGGAAATCGTCAGAAAATTGGCAGAAAAGCTTTTTCTCAAAAGTTGTCAAAAAGAATAATTGATACCAAGACCTCTCAACAAACTTATGATTTAACAAGCCGGTTGGTTGGATTAGATTAA
- the psaM gene encoding photosystem I reaction center subunit XII, translating into MEPTQTINLIALSLIVVMHAGVLALRLGISLGRN; encoded by the coding sequence ATGGAGCCAACTCAAACAATAAATCTTATTGCATTAAGCCTCATAGTTGTTATGCATGCAGGAGTTTTAGCATTAAGACTAGGAATTAGTTTAGGTAGGAACTAA
- a CDS encoding site-2 protease family protein codes for MRSWQIFKIWGIPFKVHPYWFVILFLFSWSISNQVNLSSGDIYNNKEAWIIGFLTSFFLLSSIIFHEIFHTFVSLNQGVKIKKITFYFLGAILQIDKYCQTALGNIKIAIVRPLLCFATAFILLSISNNSASQEQIAVNVISRVGIFNLFLGFLNLIPIGSLDGGNLLKSIIWHFSGSKNKGRNFLNKVNLSLSFFVLFFGIICLFRFNFYFGFILSFLGLFGVNSSKSESQFFKIENILKFGKVSEIKLKPLRKIEYDANFSEFNKLIKNKKDALDKYFFVTNNGRWTGFVDENILKTVSLKKWERNFVGDFKKPIDSFESVSYNDKLWRTIERLEETNEGFLLVLNAADIPLGIIDRSKIGNFVLNKLGFNLPSDIVNKLNFKNHYPLGIELPRIINSMKQKGDL; via the coding sequence TTGAGAAGTTGGCAAATTTTTAAAATATGGGGAATTCCCTTTAAAGTTCATCCCTATTGGTTTGTTATTCTCTTTTTATTCTCATGGAGTATAAGTAATCAGGTCAATTTATCTTCTGGCGATATCTACAATAATAAAGAAGCTTGGATTATAGGGTTTTTAACTTCTTTTTTCTTATTATCTTCAATTATTTTTCATGAGATCTTTCATACTTTTGTTTCACTTAATCAAGGTGTAAAAATAAAAAAAATTACTTTTTATTTTTTAGGAGCAATTTTACAAATAGATAAGTATTGTCAAACTGCCTTAGGTAATATAAAAATTGCAATTGTTAGACCTCTTTTATGTTTCGCCACAGCATTTATCCTACTTTCAATCAGTAATAACAGTGCATCTCAAGAACAAATAGCAGTTAATGTAATTTCAAGAGTAGGCATATTTAATTTATTCTTAGGCTTCTTAAATTTGATTCCAATTGGTTCTTTAGATGGGGGGAATTTATTAAAAAGTATTATTTGGCATTTCTCAGGGAGTAAAAATAAAGGAAGAAATTTCCTTAATAAAGTAAATTTATCACTATCTTTTTTTGTTTTATTCTTTGGGATAATTTGTTTATTTAGATTTAACTTTTACTTCGGTTTTATTCTTTCTTTTTTGGGCTTGTTTGGAGTTAATTCATCAAAATCTGAAAGTCAATTTTTTAAAATTGAAAACATACTTAAATTTGGTAAAGTTTCTGAGATCAAATTAAAGCCTTTGAGGAAAATTGAATACGATGCAAATTTTTCAGAATTTAATAAATTAATAAAAAATAAAAAGGATGCATTGGATAAATATTTTTTTGTTACGAATAATGGTAGATGGACCGGTTTTGTTGATGAGAATATTTTAAAGACTGTTTCCTTAAAAAAATGGGAACGGAACTTTGTTGGAGATTTTAAAAAACCAATCGATAGTTTTGAAAGTGTATCTTATAACGACAAGTTATGGAGAACTATAGAAAGACTTGAAGAAACAAATGAAGGTTTTTTATTGGTTCTCAATGCTGCAGATATCCCTTTGGGAATAATTGATAGGTCAAAAATTGGAAACTTTGTCTTGAATAAATTAGGTTTTAATTTGCCTTCAGATATTGTTAACAAATTAAACTTTAAAAATCATTATCCCTTAGGAATTGAATTGCCGAGAATAATTAATTCAATGAAACAGAAAGGAGATCTTTAA
- a CDS encoding SDR family oxidoreductase, whose translation MKSPKKPNNLKLAFITGATKGIGRSTAITFANAGWDLILLSRNMDLLEKLKSELLTTKSKINLIKCDLSNPLEIENCVKEAIEKYGCPSVLINNAGCAFNGPLVEMDLGQWEQTIQINLTSVFQICSSIIPQMRKNGGLVINVSSHASYNAFPQWGAYCVSKSALAMFTKCLREEERSNSIRACTITLGSVNTPLWDSESINADFDRTSMLSSSEVSDTILYMAQQPESQLIEDLTLMPSGGAF comes from the coding sequence GTGAAATCCCCCAAAAAACCGAATAACTTGAAACTAGCTTTTATAACAGGTGCTACGAAAGGTATTGGTAGATCTACCGCAATTACTTTTGCCAATGCTGGCTGGGATTTAATTTTACTCTCCAGGAATATGGATTTATTGGAGAAACTAAAAAGCGAACTTTTGACTACTAAATCAAAAATTAACCTAATTAAATGCGATTTATCTAATCCTTTAGAAATAGAGAATTGTGTTAAAGAAGCAATTGAGAAGTATGGGTGTCCTTCAGTATTGATAAATAATGCCGGTTGCGCATTTAATGGACCTTTAGTTGAAATGGATTTAGGTCAATGGGAACAAACTATTCAAATAAACCTCACAAGTGTTTTTCAAATTTGCAGCTCAATAATCCCTCAAATGAGAAAAAATGGTGGTTTGGTGATTAATGTTAGTAGTCATGCCTCATATAATGCATTCCCCCAATGGGGAGCTTATTGTGTTTCAAAATCTGCATTAGCAATGTTTACTAAATGCTTGAGGGAAGAGGAGAGATCTAATTCAATAAGAGCGTGTACGATAACTTTAGGTTCAGTAAATACTCCTCTTTGGGACTCAGAATCTATCAATGCTGATTTTGATAGAACTTCTATGCTCTCCTCAAGCGAAGTATCAGATACTATTCTCTATATGGCTCAACAACCTGAATCTCAACTGATTGAAGACTTAACTTTAATGCCTTCTGGAGGAGCCTTTTAA